The following are encoded together in the Oryzias melastigma strain HK-1 linkage group LG17, ASM292280v2, whole genome shotgun sequence genome:
- the clul1 gene encoding clusterin-like protein 1 isoform X2: protein MSVGGVAPSAGGRHCTRMKLLLGVTLLLVNLSVLLCSPADQPEPASDILKQLSRDGETLVDEELRRALYGVKQLKEVMWKNEQKHEHLMKSLRHSVDKKKGAAQLTKEVTEKLEEAEERCKDSLQSEWEQCRPCLEDACKNFYSSTCRRGFATFHAKVENFFQRVSSRFGSGRAPVEAGDILVNQDPDDPDDPDADVVQMEDSFNRVMRRAGALVNRSISLVSRMGGRLDAALQRALLTDPPTADPLDPGRDSGFLQGVGVEEVLESFFDFGRSVVEEFGAVVTQVFDDLHRAVEEQNQRDRAAFPRFLQDRKLCRNLRRQTSECWQLQGRCEACQGPLLTECPGVRELHVELDEVSQLLEVSKQQYQEILSIVQRHADQTVSWISSMAAEFTWVARAVSNSSSPEHLFRITKVAPESSDELNLTAPRTTVEVSVLDSPPFILSVPGELGVQDPAFIQRVALEALDKYKDTVRMEDE from the exons ATGTCTGTCGGAGGAGTCGCACCTTCAGCCGGCGGCAG GCACTGCACCAGAATGAAGCTCCTGCTGGGCGTGACGCTGCTGCTGGTGAACCTGAGCGTCCTGCTGTGTTCTCCTGCAGACCAACCCGAGCCCGCCTCAGACATCCTGAAGC AGTTGTCCCGGGATGGCGAGACGCTGGTGGACGAGGAGCTGAGGAGGGCCCTGTACGGCGTGAAGCAGCTGAAGGAGGTCATGTGGAAGAACGAGCAGAAGCACGAGCATCTGATGAAGTCCTTGAGGCACAGCGTCGACAAGAAGAAG ggGGCCGCACAGCTGACGAAGGAGGTGacggagaagctggaggaggcggaggagcGCTGCAAAGACTCGCTGCAGTCGGAGTGGGAGCAGTGCCGGCCGTGTCTGGAGGACGCCTGTAAGAACTTCTACTCCTCCACGTGCCGCAGGGGCTTCGCCACCTTCCACGCCAAG GTGGAGAACTTCTTCCAGAGAGTCTCCAGCCGCTTTGGATCCGGCAGAGCTCCGGTGGAGGCCGGCGACATCCTGGTGAACCAGGACCCCGACGACCCCGATGACCCCGACGCGGACGTGGTTCAGATGGAGGACTCCTTCAACCGCGTGATGCGCCGAGCGGGCGCTCTGGTCAACCGCAGCATCAGCCTGGTGTCCCGGATGGGCGGCCGCCTGGACGCGGCGCTCCAGAGGGCGCTCCTGACGGACCCGCCCACCGCAGACCCCCTCGATCCGGGCCGGGATTCGGGCTTCCtgcagggggtgggggtggaggaGGTGCTGGAGTCCTTCTTTGACTTCGGGAGGAGCGTGGTGGAGGAGTTCGGAGCGGTGGTCACTCAGGTGTTTGATGACCTCCATCGGGCGGTGGAGGAGCAGAACCAGAGAG ACAGAGCGGCGTTCCCTCGCTTCCTGCAGGACAGGAAGCTGTGCAGAAACCTGCGCCGACAGACGTCCGAGTGCTGGCAGCTGCAGGGCCGCTGCGAGGCCTGCCAGGGGCCTCTGCTCACAG AGTGTCCCGGAGTCCGGGAGCTGCACGTGGAGCTGGACGAGGTCTCCCAGCTGCTGGAGGTGTCCAAGCAGCAGTACCAGGAGATCCTGTCCATCGTCCAGCGCCACGCCGACCAGACGGTCAGCTGGATCAGCAGCATGGCGGCCGAGTTCACCTGGGTGGCTCGGGCCGTGAGCAACAGCAGCTCTCCGGAACACCTTTTCCGCATCACCAAG GTGGCACCAGAGAGCAGCGATGAGCTGAACCTGACCGCCCCCAGAACCACCGTGGAGGTGAGCGTCCTGGACTCCCCGCCCTTCATCCTGTCGGTCCCCGGCGAGCTGGGGGTGCAGGACCCCGCCTTCATTCAGCGCGTGGCCCTGGAGGCTCTGGACAAGTACAAGGACACGGTCCG GATGGAGGACGAATGA
- the clul1 gene encoding clusterin-like protein 1 isoform X1 yields the protein MSVGGVAPSAGGSGRSLTSVFPIRHCTRMKLLLGVTLLLVNLSVLLCSPADQPEPASDILKQLSRDGETLVDEELRRALYGVKQLKEVMWKNEQKHEHLMKSLRHSVDKKKGAAQLTKEVTEKLEEAEERCKDSLQSEWEQCRPCLEDACKNFYSSTCRRGFATFHAKVENFFQRVSSRFGSGRAPVEAGDILVNQDPDDPDDPDADVVQMEDSFNRVMRRAGALVNRSISLVSRMGGRLDAALQRALLTDPPTADPLDPGRDSGFLQGVGVEEVLESFFDFGRSVVEEFGAVVTQVFDDLHRAVEEQNQRDRAAFPRFLQDRKLCRNLRRQTSECWQLQGRCEACQGPLLTECPGVRELHVELDEVSQLLEVSKQQYQEILSIVQRHADQTVSWISSMAAEFTWVARAVSNSSSPEHLFRITKVAPESSDELNLTAPRTTVEVSVLDSPPFILSVPGELGVQDPAFIQRVALEALDKYKDTVRMEDE from the exons ATGTCTGTCGGAGGAGTCGCACCTTCAGCCGGCGGCAG TGGGCGGAGTCTGACCTCCGTTTTTCCCATCAGGCACTGCACCAGAATGAAGCTCCTGCTGGGCGTGACGCTGCTGCTGGTGAACCTGAGCGTCCTGCTGTGTTCTCCTGCAGACCAACCCGAGCCCGCCTCAGACATCCTGAAGC AGTTGTCCCGGGATGGCGAGACGCTGGTGGACGAGGAGCTGAGGAGGGCCCTGTACGGCGTGAAGCAGCTGAAGGAGGTCATGTGGAAGAACGAGCAGAAGCACGAGCATCTGATGAAGTCCTTGAGGCACAGCGTCGACAAGAAGAAG ggGGCCGCACAGCTGACGAAGGAGGTGacggagaagctggaggaggcggaggagcGCTGCAAAGACTCGCTGCAGTCGGAGTGGGAGCAGTGCCGGCCGTGTCTGGAGGACGCCTGTAAGAACTTCTACTCCTCCACGTGCCGCAGGGGCTTCGCCACCTTCCACGCCAAG GTGGAGAACTTCTTCCAGAGAGTCTCCAGCCGCTTTGGATCCGGCAGAGCTCCGGTGGAGGCCGGCGACATCCTGGTGAACCAGGACCCCGACGACCCCGATGACCCCGACGCGGACGTGGTTCAGATGGAGGACTCCTTCAACCGCGTGATGCGCCGAGCGGGCGCTCTGGTCAACCGCAGCATCAGCCTGGTGTCCCGGATGGGCGGCCGCCTGGACGCGGCGCTCCAGAGGGCGCTCCTGACGGACCCGCCCACCGCAGACCCCCTCGATCCGGGCCGGGATTCGGGCTTCCtgcagggggtgggggtggaggaGGTGCTGGAGTCCTTCTTTGACTTCGGGAGGAGCGTGGTGGAGGAGTTCGGAGCGGTGGTCACTCAGGTGTTTGATGACCTCCATCGGGCGGTGGAGGAGCAGAACCAGAGAG ACAGAGCGGCGTTCCCTCGCTTCCTGCAGGACAGGAAGCTGTGCAGAAACCTGCGCCGACAGACGTCCGAGTGCTGGCAGCTGCAGGGCCGCTGCGAGGCCTGCCAGGGGCCTCTGCTCACAG AGTGTCCCGGAGTCCGGGAGCTGCACGTGGAGCTGGACGAGGTCTCCCAGCTGCTGGAGGTGTCCAAGCAGCAGTACCAGGAGATCCTGTCCATCGTCCAGCGCCACGCCGACCAGACGGTCAGCTGGATCAGCAGCATGGCGGCCGAGTTCACCTGGGTGGCTCGGGCCGTGAGCAACAGCAGCTCTCCGGAACACCTTTTCCGCATCACCAAG GTGGCACCAGAGAGCAGCGATGAGCTGAACCTGACCGCCCCCAGAACCACCGTGGAGGTGAGCGTCCTGGACTCCCCGCCCTTCATCCTGTCGGTCCCCGGCGAGCTGGGGGTGCAGGACCCCGCCTTCATTCAGCGCGTGGCCCTGGAGGCTCTGGACAAGTACAAGGACACGGTCCG GATGGAGGACGAATGA